The Armatimonadota bacterium genome has a segment encoding these proteins:
- a CDS encoding Rad52/Rad22 family DNA repair protein: MAGLTDEMVKRLCAPLPKEGLSMKPGSVTKDGSAALVLTYMDSRTAQARLDDVAPGDWEFDWEVVHEEEKKLTVKGIMTVAGKTRRDAGQASDEDEIYKSAVSDAFKRCAVMFGVGRYLYDMPKTYWPGQRGQSGRGFYFDEPWKLDAYMKNVADAVAQGKAIPKNPMQEVLDGNRKGATKPQTSPKHQSTVTNDPHVTTQQAATINDIWAKQFGGDVAAWKDFQRDTIGRLSKSEALTVSEFSKLYNAAQKLKRAA, encoded by the coding sequence ATGGCCGGTCTTACTGACGAGATGGTGAAACGTCTGTGCGCGCCACTGCCAAAAGAGGGTCTATCAATGAAACCCGGCAGCGTGACAAAAGACGGTAGTGCCGCTCTGGTGCTTACATATATGGACTCACGGACTGCGCAGGCAAGACTTGATGATGTTGCTCCCGGTGACTGGGAGTTTGATTGGGAAGTCGTTCATGAAGAAGAGAAAAAGCTGACAGTGAAAGGCATTATGACGGTTGCGGGCAAGACCCGGCGCGATGCAGGACAGGCGTCCGATGAGGATGAGATATACAAGTCCGCTGTGTCTGACGCGTTCAAGCGCTGCGCAGTCATGTTCGGTGTCGGCCGGTACCTCTATGATATGCCTAAGACCTACTGGCCCGGCCAACGCGGACAAAGTGGGAGGGGATTTTACTTTGATGAGCCTTGGAAACTGGACGCATATATGAAAAACGTCGCCGATGCAGTTGCGCAGGGCAAGGCCATACCGAAAAATCCGATGCAGGAAGTGCTCGACGGCAACAGAAAGGGCGCAACCAAACCTCAGACATCTCCGAAACATCAATCCACTGTGACCAATGACCCGCATGTCACCACACAGCAGGCGGCAACGATCAACGACATATGGGCTAAACAGTTCGGCGGTGATGTGGCTGCCTGGAAAGACTTCCAGAGAGATACAATCGGCAGGCTTTCTAAATCCGAAGCCCTTACCGTCTCCGAGTTTTCCAAACTATACAATGCTGCGCAAAAGCTCAAACGCGCGGCATAA
- a CDS encoding AAA family ATPase: MEVITHSANFTQEEFNDWMLRHVPEHLKPRIEAVLNRSDEARQAEEDRTKLKQSEHMLEQYRQRAHDNCGLRGDQWEDTWETFRRAGTAEEKDSQTTALREAHSRSEQFPDIQRGLMFVGRPGVGKDFFLHCIVRDVLEKTAVYDVRYFYSLNLEKLFKQEWYGDGDNDVTDLEMCMRNCNILLLGDLHKILHVKSEGIVNAMTRVLKQICDEGHPKLFCSSMIPLRHGPVGQDGKRYDYESLFGESIASWLEGSVDEITVFGPNRRNRAAA, encoded by the coding sequence ATGGAAGTTATAACACACTCTGCTAATTTTACACAGGAAGAGTTTAACGATTGGATGCTGCGGCACGTGCCTGAGCATCTAAAGCCAAGAATAGAAGCTGTTCTGAACCGGAGTGATGAGGCGCGGCAGGCTGAAGAGGATCGCACTAAACTCAAGCAGTCAGAACATATGCTTGAGCAATACAGACAGCGTGCTCACGACAATTGCGGTCTCAGGGGTGATCAGTGGGAAGATACGTGGGAAACATTCAGACGCGCCGGGACTGCAGAGGAAAAAGACTCGCAGACGACTGCGCTGCGCGAAGCTCATAGCAGGTCTGAGCAATTTCCTGATATCCAGCGCGGCTTGATGTTCGTAGGTCGGCCTGGGGTCGGCAAGGACTTCTTCCTGCACTGCATCGTTCGTGATGTGCTCGAAAAGACAGCAGTCTATGACGTGCGATATTTCTATTCGCTAAACCTCGAAAAACTCTTCAAACAGGAGTGGTATGGCGATGGTGACAACGATGTTACTGACCTGGAGATGTGTATGCGCAACTGTAACATTCTCCTGCTCGGTGATCTGCATAAAATCCTGCACGTCAAGAGCGAGGGAATAGTCAACGCTATGACTCGCGTGCTCAAGCAAATCTGTGACGAAGGACATCCGAAGCTGTTTTGTTCGAGCATGATACCGCTGCGTCACGGGCCGGTTGGGCAGGACGGTAAGCGCTACGATTACGAATCTCTGTTCGGCGAGTCGATAGCAAGCTGGCTCGAAGGGTCTGTAGATGAAATCACGGTTTTCGGGCCGAATCGCAGAAATAGAGCGGCGGCATGA
- a CDS encoding phage replisome organizer N-terminal domain-containing protein → MDWFRFYNEAESSKKVGRAARLLNISYPEALGYWALILITANKSPKRGWLMYTESTPLEIPDIAAVLRVDANTANHVIDTFIDCKLLKVTRKSLGVVGWDLRQREYDSSTQRVRKHRKSRSNCNVSSQLQKRSEAATETPDETPQIQKQIQKQNKEEKEEITPRTRVIRAADDLMVGTMTANARDKIHEWTDAYGADVMLEIVAELKSLSPPPPNPVWAIQDALIDRFQKKPPAVVAGGFRDLGI, encoded by the coding sequence ATGGATTGGTTTAGGTTTTATAACGAAGCAGAGAGTAGTAAAAAGGTTGGTCGCGCTGCGCGTCTTCTGAATATATCCTACCCCGAAGCGCTTGGATACTGGGCACTGATCCTCATAACAGCAAACAAAAGCCCTAAACGTGGTTGGCTGATGTATACCGAATCTACCCCGCTGGAGATACCGGATATAGCCGCCGTTCTCCGAGTAGATGCAAATACCGCCAATCACGTAATAGATACATTTATTGATTGTAAGTTACTGAAAGTAACTCGCAAAAGTCTGGGAGTCGTCGGATGGGATTTGCGTCAACGAGAATACGACTCCAGCACACAAAGAGTCCGAAAACACCGCAAATCACGCTCAAATTGTAACGTTTCAAGTCAGTTACAGAAACGTTCCGAGGCTGCTACTGAAACACCTGATGAAACGCCCCAGATACAGAAACAGATACAGAAACAGAATAAAGAAGAGAAAGAAGAAATCACACCACGCACACGCGTCATACGCGCTGCCGATGACTTGATGGTCGGAACCATGACAGCAAACGCCAGAGACAAAATCCACGAATGGACTGATGCTTATGGCGCTGATGTTATGCTCGAAATTGTAGCTGAGCTAAAGTCACTTTCCCCACCACCGCCTAACCCGGTCTGGGCGATTCAGGATGCGCTGATTGATCGATTTCAGAAGAAGCCTCCCGCAGTTGTCGCAGGCGGTTTCAGGGACTTGGGGATATAG
- a CDS encoding VRR-NUC domain-containing protein, whose product MNGSVHWTVDQYREFLRTGRLPDRFTPAVDEKRETVFQANVSNLFRNCGWRTYHTHDSRRSERGFPDCFFVRSDRIVVAELKTKKRNLTPEQYFWLLDLVYTGKVEVYVWYAERQEDWAEIQRVCL is encoded by the coding sequence ATGAATGGTAGTGTTCATTGGACTGTAGACCAGTATCGTGAATTCCTGCGGACTGGCAGGCTGCCGGATAGGTTCACTCCGGCTGTAGACGAGAAACGGGAAACTGTGTTTCAAGCGAATGTGAGCAATCTCTTTCGCAATTGCGGGTGGCGAACTTATCATACTCACGACTCACGCAGGTCTGAACGTGGTTTCCCTGACTGTTTCTTCGTGCGAAGTGATCGCATAGTGGTGGCTGAGCTAAAGACAAAAAAGCGCAACCTCACACCCGAGCAGTATTTCTGGTTACTCGACTTAGTGTATACCGGCAAGGTCGAGGTCTATGTATGGTATGCCGAGAGACAAGAGGATTGGGCCGAGATTCAAAGAGTTTGTTTGTAG
- a CDS encoding phage terminase large subunit has translation MRFPFYGGARGGGKSWAIRYCMLMLLLMFPGTVGLIVRRTYEELKQNHIFPLLAKLPKWAYRYNNQEHTLYLFNGSRLILGYCKTDSDVLRYQGNEYDFIAIDELTQWQEFWFNCLRASLRSVKVGVKTMMLMSGNPGGIGHMWVKRLWIDRNFSKREKPEQYVFVPAKVYDNPALMKNDPEYVANLEGIADENLRRAWLDGDWDIFAGQYFHELRRDIHGFHIEDLPAGWTFRCMDYGESAPSAVYWVRVDFDGDLWLYKELYGSGYKYSDLAEKIKEMTDEEIRYTVVSPDIFAKSKGTGVVGSEVLAQNGVPVVAADNNRIEGWRNMREWLGDPNDLERKRAKLHVCVDTCPEWWRTVPAQIYDEHKVEDMDGDGEDHAAEATRYGVQSRPRPDRRVIEKVDPLSASAILEEMRGY, from the coding sequence GTGCGGTTTCCATTTTATGGTGGCGCTCGTGGCGGCGGCAAGAGCTGGGCTATTCGCTACTGCATGTTAATGCTTCTGCTTATGTTCCCCGGCACTGTCGGCCTTATCGTCCGCCGCACATACGAAGAACTGAAGCAAAACCATATATTCCCGCTGCTTGCGAAGCTGCCCAAGTGGGCGTATCGCTATAACAACCAGGAACATACGCTTTACCTGTTCAACGGCTCACGGCTTATTCTGGGATATTGTAAGACTGATTCAGATGTTCTTCGATACCAAGGTAATGAATATGATTTCATAGCTATAGACGAGCTTACCCAGTGGCAGGAGTTCTGGTTCAACTGCCTGCGTGCTTCACTGAGGTCTGTCAAAGTCGGTGTCAAGACAATGATGCTGATGTCCGGCAACCCCGGCGGCATAGGTCATATGTGGGTCAAGCGCCTGTGGATAGACCGCAATTTCAGCAAGCGTGAGAAGCCTGAACAATATGTGTTTGTTCCTGCCAAGGTCTATGACAATCCGGCTCTAATGAAGAATGACCCGGAGTATGTCGCAAACCTGGAAGGCATAGCAGATGAAAACCTGCGCCGGGCGTGGCTCGATGGCGACTGGGATATTTTCGCAGGCCAGTATTTCCACGAGCTTAGACGCGATATACACGGGTTTCATATCGAAGATCTTCCCGCAGGCTGGACGTTCAGGTGTATGGACTATGGTGAGTCTGCACCTTCGGCTGTCTACTGGGTGCGTGTGGACTTCGATGGCGATTTGTGGCTTTATAAAGAGCTGTATGGCTCCGGCTATAAGTATTCCGATCTCGCTGAAAAGATCAAGGAAATGACCGATGAGGAGATACGCTACACCGTGGTCAGTCCTGATATTTTTGCAAAGTCCAAGGGCACGGGTGTAGTCGGTTCTGAGGTTTTAGCGCAAAATGGCGTCCCGGTTGTAGCTGCAGATAACAACCGAATCGAGGGGTGGCGCAATATGCGTGAGTGGTTAGGTGATCCCAATGACCTGGAGCGAAAGCGAGCGAAACTGCATGTCTGTGTGGACACCTGTCCCGAGTGGTGGCGCACTGTTCCTGCTCAGATTTACGATGAGCACAAGGTCGAAGACATGGACGGAGATGGTGAAGACCACGCGGCGGAAGCTACCCGTTACGGCGTGCAGTCCAGGCCGAGGCCGGATAGAAGAGTT
- the larE gene encoding ATP-dependent sacrificial sulfur transferase LarE → MESFYLLTAAATFAIVKLVAGYKRLKGLLIDMESVIIGYSGGVDSTLLAKAATDALGKKAVCVLIESCFVPSSEIEDAISQAKELGFNLVKMSVDVLSLDNVPNNTPDRCYHCKKALFSRLTDIAKERNIKYVLDGSNMDDESDSRPGLKATRELGVRSPFKEIGLTKEHIRAISRDIGLCTWNKPSYACLASRVPYGSRLTAELLYRIERAEAVLKELGFGQFRVRDHGDTARIELMPIEMEKMIGHFVRDCVVREFKSLGYKYVTLDLIGYRMGSMNEVITF, encoded by the coding sequence ATGGAATCATTCTATCTTTTGACAGCCGCAGCCACTTTCGCTATAGTTAAACTTGTGGCAGGTTATAAAAGACTAAAAGGCCTCCTTATAGATATGGAGAGCGTAATTATAGGATACTCCGGTGGGGTGGACAGCACACTGCTTGCAAAGGCCGCAACCGACGCCCTTGGCAAAAAAGCAGTATGCGTGCTGATTGAGTCATGCTTTGTCCCATCGTCCGAAATAGAGGACGCAATCAGTCAGGCTAAAGAGCTTGGTTTCAACCTGGTCAAAATGAGCGTAGATGTGCTCTCACTGGATAATGTGCCGAACAACACACCAGACAGATGTTATCACTGCAAAAAAGCTCTCTTCTCCAGATTGACCGATATTGCAAAGGAGCGGAACATCAAATATGTCCTTGATGGCTCAAATATGGATGATGAATCCGACTCTAGACCCGGCTTGAAGGCAACACGTGAGCTTGGCGTGCGAAGCCCGTTCAAAGAAATAGGTCTTACAAAAGAACACATCCGCGCTATATCACGAGACATCGGCCTCTGCACATGGAACAAGCCGTCATACGCATGCCTTGCATCCCGCGTGCCTTATGGATCTCGCCTGACTGCAGAGCTTTTATATCGGATAGAGAGAGCTGAGGCTGTGCTGAAGGAACTCGGGTTCGGCCAGTTTCGTGTTCGAGACCACGGCGACACCGCGCGCATAGAGCTTATGCCTATCGAGATGGAAAAGATGATAGGCCACTTTGTTCGCGACTGCGTAGTGCGGGAGTTCAAAAGCCTGGGGTATAAATATGTCACGCTCGACCTTATTGGATACCGGATGGGAAGCATGAACGAGGTTATCACTTTTTAG
- a CDS encoding recombinase family protein, whose amino-acid sequence MIPAAAYLRCSTDKQEDSPETQLGILMEFASCEGYKIVAVYSDEAVSGGKSITTRNGFKNLLAERKPKGFDTVLLVRLDRLSRNMLDFMQFEEAAHKHKLKIVYATERYTEDSSGWLLKHINVLFAHHSRTLTGERTKEKCRQLAAHGIWPSGYPPLGFAYDKKTKILSVDEARGSDAVAVFKTFIESNGNKSLTASRLNSRGIRTAKGNLWRDDGVTFLVTNPIYRGRIHYADIDLQSDNVPIVVPPELVTHADLLLGTKRRRQARKSPNVYTYTSVLTCAQCGCGYKVHEARNRYEMYICRGKAESGICRDSKRLSSNWLNKLVPIGLTKALEAHLSKFDISKDDQPERNNDNRIRSLRECKKRKQEMYACGIIETIDELKSQLAEIDKEIAELSTAPQITPFNREDLIELSVHIKDYWGRMSTDERRSLLLTMCPEIYVHSSEPRWIRLETRLSIDSITIDESDL is encoded by the coding sequence ATGATACCTGCAGCAGCATATCTTCGCTGCTCGACAGACAAGCAGGAAGACAGTCCTGAAACTCAACTCGGAATCTTGATGGAGTTTGCATCATGTGAGGGGTATAAAATTGTAGCTGTCTATTCAGACGAAGCCGTTTCGGGTGGTAAATCGATAACCACACGGAACGGCTTCAAAAATTTGCTTGCCGAGCGGAAGCCCAAGGGATTTGATACCGTACTACTCGTACGGCTTGACCGACTTTCTAGAAATATGCTGGACTTTATGCAATTTGAAGAAGCAGCGCATAAGCACAAACTTAAAATTGTTTATGCCACGGAGCGTTATACAGAAGATTCTTCAGGTTGGTTGCTCAAACACATCAATGTATTGTTCGCTCACCATTCACGCACCCTTACAGGAGAACGAACTAAAGAAAAGTGCCGCCAGCTTGCCGCACACGGAATCTGGCCATCTGGATATCCACCACTAGGGTTCGCGTATGATAAGAAGACGAAAATCCTCAGTGTCGATGAAGCACGAGGCAGTGACGCTGTAGCAGTATTTAAGACATTTATCGAATCAAACGGCAACAAGAGCCTCACAGCGTCAAGGCTTAATTCGCGTGGAATCCGAACTGCAAAAGGTAATCTCTGGCGCGATGACGGTGTAACATTCCTGGTTACGAATCCCATCTATAGGGGTAGAATACACTACGCCGACATTGATCTGCAGTCCGATAATGTTCCTATCGTTGTACCACCGGAACTCGTTACACACGCCGATCTACTGCTGGGCACAAAACGACGAAGGCAGGCTCGCAAAAGCCCAAATGTTTATACATACACAAGCGTATTGACTTGCGCTCAGTGCGGATGTGGTTACAAGGTTCATGAGGCTCGTAACCGCTATGAGATGTATATTTGCAGGGGTAAAGCAGAAAGTGGAATATGCAGAGACAGCAAGCGCCTTAGCAGCAACTGGCTCAATAAGCTAGTTCCAATTGGCTTAACTAAAGCGCTGGAAGCACACTTGTCTAAATTCGATATATCGAAGGATGATCAGCCCGAAAGAAATAATGATAACCGTATACGATCACTACGCGAATGCAAAAAGCGCAAGCAAGAGATGTATGCTTGTGGCATCATAGAAACGATTGACGAGTTGAAGTCGCAACTGGCTGAGATTGACAAAGAAATAGCTGAATTGTCTACAGCTCCACAAATCACGCCGTTCAACCGAGAGGACCTGATTGAGCTGTCTGTGCATATCAAGGATTATTGGGGTAGAATGTCTACAGATGAACGCAGATCATTGTTACTAACGATGTGCCCTGAGATTTATGTACACTCATCAGAGCCACGGTGGATACGGCTTGAGACACGGCTATCTATAGACTCTATAACAATAGACGAGTCAGACCTGTAA